The following proteins are co-located in the Burkholderiales bacterium genome:
- a CDS encoding O-antigen ligase family protein → MDILGRSLDLPPVLKWGAEGAALVIPCLYIGLLLGLYLFVSPAWAPAMAPRMYDNARLLQLFVLVGASAALILAAARSAIASSWIALARPVQTLIAVFLGGAALSAVLSPVSQLGALHVALTGLLLASFFLVCMAVRAFPAIEALLCTSLLAGAALVLLEFWTTFALHAFEGRAFSWVSPFLDFANVRFFSQYQAYALLIIPLAATVLPLRRGARLAVYLIAAGFWSLQFMVGTRAVWVGFGAATCVVPLLLRQGRLPWLRANLLPVLSGGLIYALFATLVLSQPSATPIPAKNSLLERSGESSEERKLLARRAIQLIGDHPVMGVGPGQFGFHYSDTPAAHPHNTPLQLLAEYGLVAGGAGLGLGVALVVFALRRVRQGSAHKLDTTTATLSAALVMGLTDSLFSGNLTMPHSQVLLVVLAGWLVGRSQRMRSVEPAVPSRALTTTLAGVALLCAAVTAILALEYLHVIRDMPYPPQLRAPNFWQYGRFDAW, encoded by the coding sequence ATGGACATACTCGGCCGGTCACTCGACCTTCCTCCCGTGCTCAAATGGGGCGCTGAGGGTGCCGCCTTGGTGATTCCCTGCTTGTACATCGGGCTGCTGCTCGGCTTGTATCTGTTCGTCTCACCTGCCTGGGCCCCGGCAATGGCGCCTCGGATGTATGACAACGCACGCCTGCTGCAGCTCTTCGTGCTCGTCGGTGCATCGGCTGCCCTGATCCTGGCCGCGGCTCGTTCAGCGATCGCTTCGTCCTGGATTGCACTCGCCAGACCCGTTCAGACTCTGATCGCCGTGTTCCTTGGCGGAGCTGCCCTGAGCGCGGTGCTGTCCCCCGTGTCCCAGCTCGGAGCGCTGCACGTCGCGTTGACCGGACTGTTGCTGGCGTCGTTCTTCCTGGTCTGCATGGCGGTGCGCGCCTTCCCGGCCATCGAAGCCCTGCTGTGCACCTCGCTCTTGGCGGGCGCGGCGCTCGTGCTCCTCGAATTCTGGACAACCTTCGCCCTGCATGCTTTCGAGGGACGGGCATTTTCCTGGGTGAGCCCGTTCCTCGACTTTGCGAACGTCCGCTTCTTCAGCCAGTACCAGGCCTATGCGCTCCTGATCATTCCGCTCGCCGCGACCGTGCTGCCTTTGCGCCGCGGCGCGCGGCTGGCCGTCTACCTGATTGCTGCCGGCTTCTGGAGCCTGCAGTTCATGGTGGGCACGCGCGCGGTCTGGGTCGGCTTCGGCGCCGCAACGTGTGTGGTTCCGCTGTTGCTGCGCCAGGGTCGTCTGCCATGGCTGCGCGCCAATCTGCTGCCGGTGCTGAGCGGTGGACTGATCTACGCGCTTTTCGCGACGCTGGTTCTCTCCCAGCCCAGTGCGACGCCCATTCCGGCGAAGAATTCCCTGCTGGAGCGCAGCGGGGAAAGCAGCGAAGAAAGGAAGCTGCTCGCCCGCCGTGCGATCCAGTTGATCGGGGATCACCCGGTGATGGGCGTTGGCCCGGGACAATTCGGCTTCCACTATTCCGACACCCCCGCAGCGCACCCTCATAACACCCCGCTGCAGTTGCTCGCGGAGTACGGGCTCGTCGCCGGCGGCGCTGGACTCGGCCTGGGCGTGGCACTGGTCGTCTTCGCCCTGCGCCGCGTCAGGCAAGGCTCGGCGCACAAGCTCGATACCACGACCGCAACGCTGAGTGCCGCATTGGTCATGGGACTCACCGACTCGCTTTTCAGCGGAAATCTGACAATGCCGCACAGCCAGGTTCTTCTGGTCGTGCTGGCCGGCTGGCTCGTCGGGCGATCGCAGCGAATGCGCTCGGTGGAACCTGCGGTGCCGAGCCGGGCGCTTACGACAACCCTCGCGGGAGTGGCGTTGCTCTGTGCAGCCGTTACCGCCATCCTTGCCTTGGAGTATCTGCACGTCATACGCGACATGCCCTATCCCCCGCAGTTGCGGGCACCGAACTTCTGGCAATACGGCCGGTTCGATGCCTGGTAG
- the soxA gene encoding sulfur oxidation c-type cytochrome SoxA, whose protein sequence is MRHVLAALAFLVSLLAAGGACASAESDRQALLAYFRERFPDIPLEQYVHGALMLSADAKAQYDSIMEFPPFQPDIDRGRRIWEARFKNGKSFADCFPNGGRAVAGKYPYFDPRLGKVVTFEMALNFCLRDNGESQFDYGDRNTMGVLTAYARTLSDGMPMDIRVEGKAAREKYEAGKALYYRRIGQMNVACASCHVTHAGRYFRDELISPVIGQAVHFPVFRGGEHLFTLHMRYQRCMEAVRAVPFPAGSEELNNLEYFHSYLSNGLPLKASVYRK, encoded by the coding sequence ATGCGGCACGTCCTGGCAGCGCTTGCGTTCCTCGTGTCCTTGCTGGCAGCCGGCGGCGCCTGCGCTTCGGCAGAGTCAGACCGTCAGGCGCTGCTCGCCTACTTCAGAGAACGCTTCCCGGACATCCCGCTGGAACAGTACGTCCATGGCGCGTTGATGCTGAGCGCGGACGCCAAGGCGCAGTACGACAGCATCATGGAGTTTCCTCCGTTTCAACCCGACATCGACCGCGGCCGCAGGATCTGGGAGGCGCGGTTCAAGAACGGGAAGAGTTTCGCGGATTGCTTCCCGAACGGCGGCCGCGCCGTCGCCGGCAAGTATCCCTACTTCGACCCGCGCCTCGGCAAGGTCGTGACCTTCGAAATGGCGCTCAATTTCTGCCTGCGAGACAACGGTGAGTCGCAGTTCGACTACGGCGACCGCAACACGATGGGGGTGCTCACCGCCTACGCACGCACCTTGTCCGACGGAATGCCCATGGACATTCGGGTCGAGGGGAAGGCAGCGAGAGAAAAATACGAGGCCGGGAAGGCTCTCTACTACCGCAGGATCGGTCAGATGAACGTGGCCTGCGCGTCCTGCCACGTAACCCACGCCGGCCGCTATTTCCGCGACGAGCTGATCTCCCCGGTGATCGGCCAGGCCGTGCATTTCCCGGTGTTTCGCGGCGGCGAGCATCTGTTCACGCTGCACATGCGGTATCAGCGCTGCATGGAGGCCGTGCGCGCCGTCCCCTTCCCCGCCGGCAGCGAGGAGCTGAACAATCTCGAATACTTCCATTCGTACTTGAGCAACGGACTGCCGCTCAAGGCCTCCGTGTACCGCAAGTAG
- the soxZ gene encoding thiosulfate oxidation carrier complex protein SoxZ — protein MAEPMRIRVTLQGEIADVKVLIFHPMETGLRKDPVTGQTVPAHFIKTIVATHNGKPVLQAQWSQAVSRNPFLNFRVRGAKAGDRIALSWEDDRGETATIETEVR, from the coding sequence ATGGCCGAACCGATGCGCATCCGGGTAACCCTGCAGGGCGAAATCGCCGACGTGAAGGTGCTCATCTTCCACCCGATGGAGACCGGACTGCGCAAGGATCCCGTGACCGGGCAGACCGTGCCGGCGCACTTCATCAAGACCATCGTCGCCACCCACAACGGCAAGCCCGTGTTGCAGGCGCAATGGAGCCAGGCCGTGTCGCGCAATCCCTTTCTGAATTTCAGGGTGCGCGGAGCCAAGGCCGGCGACCGGATCGCACTTTCCTGGGAAGACGACCGGGGGGAAACGGCAACGATCGAGACCGAAGTCCGTTAA
- the soxY gene encoding thiosulfate oxidation carrier protein SoxY — protein MSVVPLSVSRRVALRTLLLLSTVVAAPWRVLAAQWNKAAFEARVLADALERLGATTAPESDQIDFKAPEIAENGAIVPIEVRSRVPGTRSIHVLVEKNQFPLAASFEFLEGAEPFIATRIKMSESARVTVLVNADGKYFSAARDVKVTIGGCGVS, from the coding sequence ATGAGCGTTGTCCCGTTGTCCGTTTCCCGCCGCGTTGCCTTGCGCACCTTGTTGCTGCTCTCGACGGTTGTGGCCGCTCCATGGCGGGTACTGGCAGCTCAGTGGAACAAAGCCGCGTTCGAAGCCAGAGTGCTTGCGGACGCGCTCGAGCGGCTGGGCGCCACAACGGCACCAGAATCCGATCAGATCGATTTCAAGGCGCCCGAAATCGCCGAGAACGGGGCGATCGTTCCGATCGAAGTCAGAAGTCGAGTTCCCGGCACGCGGTCGATTCACGTGCTGGTCGAGAAGAATCAGTTCCCGCTCGCAGCGAGCTTCGAGTTCCTGGAGGGCGCCGAGCCTTTCATCGCAACCCGGATCAAGATGAGCGAGTCGGCCAGGGTGACGGTGCTGGTAAATGCCGATGGAAAGTATTTCAGCGCCGCGCGAGACGTCAAGGTGACCATCGGCGGCTGCGGCGTGTCCTGA
- the soxX gene encoding sulfur oxidation c-type cytochrome SoxX — MNGFRRSLRGVLIACLLSGTAAPTYAGASLQERIEQGRQLAHDFNKGNCLACHMAPRDKSAVTLANIAPPLVMMRERFPDREALRRQIWDPMERNPNTVMPPFGKHRILTEEEIELVIDYLYTL, encoded by the coding sequence GTGAACGGCTTTCGTAGATCACTGCGGGGTGTTCTTATCGCGTGTCTGCTCTCGGGAACGGCCGCACCCACGTACGCAGGCGCCTCGCTCCAGGAACGCATCGAGCAGGGGCGCCAGCTCGCGCACGACTTCAACAAAGGCAACTGTCTCGCCTGCCATATGGCACCCCGGGACAAGAGCGCGGTAACTCTGGCCAATATCGCCCCGCCCCTCGTCATGATGCGAGAGCGTTTTCCGGACCGTGAGGCGCTGCGCCGCCAGATCTGGGATCCGATGGAACGCAATCCGAATACCGTAATGCCTCCGTTCGGCAAGCACCGCATCCTGACCGAAGAGGAGATCGAGCTGGTGATCGACTACCTGTACACGCTATGA
- the moaC gene encoding cyclic pyranopterin monophosphate synthase MoaC, with amino-acid sequence MSKLTHFDTEGRAHMVDVGAKPQTHRVAIASGRIVMLPATLDQIAQGTAAKGDVLGVARVAAIQASKRAWELIPLCHPVSLTHIAVEFEIDRAANAVRCTATAETMGRTGVEMEALTAVSAGLLTIYDMCKAVDRGMRIEGIRLLEKRGGKSGLWQAADRGA; translated from the coding sequence GTGTCAAAGCTGACTCATTTCGATACGGAAGGTCGAGCTCACATGGTCGACGTGGGTGCAAAGCCGCAGACGCACCGCGTCGCGATCGCTTCGGGGCGTATCGTCATGCTGCCCGCCACGCTCGACCAGATCGCGCAAGGCACCGCGGCCAAGGGCGACGTGCTCGGAGTCGCACGGGTGGCGGCCATCCAGGCATCGAAGCGCGCCTGGGAACTCATTCCGCTGTGTCATCCGGTCTCGCTCACCCACATCGCAGTGGAGTTCGAGATCGATCGAGCGGCGAACGCGGTGCGTTGCACTGCCACAGCCGAAACGATGGGGAGAACCGGCGTCGAAATGGAAGCGCTCACCGCGGTGAGCGCAGGCCTGTTGACGATCTACGACATGTGCAAAGCCGTGGACCGTGGAATGCGCATCGAAGGAATTCGTCTGCTGGAAAAGCGCGGGGGCAAGTCCGGGCTTTGGCAAGCCGCGGATCGGGGTGCCTGA
- a CDS encoding M48 family metalloprotease has protein sequence MNFRHFLVCAAFSAGAAAANELPDLGDASQSTLSAAQERALGESIMRQIRSSPAYLDDAEVADYLNGIGQSLVANSPDPGGHFEFFAVADGSINAFALPGGFIGVHTGLVLGAQSESELASVLGHEIAHVTQKHIARMLAAQQRSGLASMAALAVAILAARSNAQLSQAAIATAQAAAIQTQLNYSRDHEREADRIGLQIVQASGFDAHAMPRFLERLQRSSRLYEGGAPSYLRTHPLTFERIADVQNRTQAIPFRQVPDGLEFHLIRARLTVLQSNPREAAESFRAQLRERKFANEAAARYGLVFALLQAGNGATATAELQRLEALAGTDALIMGLIAQAHIKRGAADQGLETYRRALVAGPARRALAYGYGAALIELGRAQQAVDFLARQVEKNPADPQLYELQARAYAQLGKKLLRHRAQAEAYALRGNLAAAIEQLHIARSAGDGDFYQQSSVEARLKELKELDAEARRRD, from the coding sequence ATGAACTTTCGTCACTTTCTCGTTTGCGCCGCATTCTCGGCGGGAGCGGCTGCGGCGAACGAGCTGCCCGATCTGGGCGATGCTTCGCAAAGCACGCTCTCGGCGGCCCAGGAGCGTGCGCTCGGCGAGAGCATCATGCGCCAGATCCGGTCCAGCCCGGCTTATCTGGATGACGCGGAGGTGGCAGATTATCTGAACGGTATCGGCCAGTCGCTGGTCGCCAACAGCCCGGACCCCGGCGGGCACTTCGAGTTCTTCGCCGTCGCGGACGGCAGCATCAACGCCTTCGCCTTGCCGGGCGGGTTCATCGGGGTTCACACCGGGCTGGTACTAGGCGCCCAGAGCGAATCCGAGCTGGCCTCGGTGCTCGGCCACGAAATCGCGCACGTGACACAGAAGCACATCGCGCGCATGCTGGCGGCGCAACAGCGCAGCGGTCTGGCCTCCATGGCGGCGCTCGCCGTGGCCATTCTGGCCGCCCGTTCCAATGCCCAGTTGTCGCAAGCGGCCATTGCCACCGCGCAGGCGGCCGCCATTCAGACGCAGCTCAACTACAGCCGCGACCACGAGCGCGAGGCCGATCGCATCGGACTGCAGATCGTGCAGGCCTCGGGCTTCGACGCCCATGCGATGCCGCGGTTTCTCGAGCGCCTGCAGCGTTCGTCGCGCCTGTACGAAGGCGGCGCGCCCTCCTATCTGCGCACGCACCCGCTCACTTTCGAGCGCATCGCCGACGTGCAGAATCGCACGCAGGCGATTCCTTTCCGGCAGGTGCCGGACGGCCTCGAGTTTCATCTGATCCGCGCCAGACTGACGGTGCTGCAGTCCAACCCGCGTGAAGCGGCCGAGAGCTTCCGTGCACAGTTGCGCGAGCGCAAGTTCGCCAACGAAGCCGCCGCTCGCTACGGTCTGGTCTTTGCCCTGCTGCAAGCGGGCAACGGTGCAACAGCCACGGCCGAGCTGCAGCGCCTCGAAGCACTGGCGGGGACCGATGCCCTGATCATGGGACTCATCGCCCAGGCGCACATCAAGCGCGGCGCTGCGGACCAGGGGCTGGAGACCTACCGTCGAGCGCTGGTGGCGGGTCCCGCGCGGCGCGCGCTGGCGTACGGATACGGGGCGGCGCTGATCGAGCTGGGCAGAGCGCAGCAGGCCGTGGATTTCCTGGCGCGGCAGGTCGAGAAAAATCCGGCCGACCCGCAGCTCTACGAACTGCAGGCGCGTGCCTATGCGCAACTCGGGAAGAAGCTCCTGCGCCATCGCGCACAGGCCGAAGCCTATGCCTTGCGCGGCAACCTGGCCGCCGCGATCGAACAGTTGCATATCGCGCGCTCGGCCGGCGATGGAGATTTCTATCAGCAGTCGAGCGTCGAAGCGCGCCTCAAGGAACTCAAGGAGCTGGACGCCGAAGCTCGGCGTCGCGACTAG
- a CDS encoding serine/threonine-protein kinase, producing MTKIGKYDIVRELGKGATSAVYLARDPFANREVAIKLVRPEILRDQQQGRKYQKLFLTEASLAGKLSHPHIAAIYDAVADEEGSYLVMEYVAGGTLEPCIKPESLLEIKRVIEIAFKCCKALDYAHQHGIIHRDIKPANILLTGDSDIKITDFGAALTITADTTQISGIGSPAYMSPEQLKEEPLDHRSDMFSLGVVMYQLLTGHLPFKGSTGYSIVNQIINVDPPPPSTHRAGLPAAVDAIVRRALQKDRARRYATWDDFAQALAGVFEDLQRPEDPIPEAEKFSVLRRLSFFQAFSDVDLWQVLRIADWVRFANGSLVIREGDAGSSFFVLAAGEVRVTKQGKLLNILKAGECFGEMAYLGRREQHRTASVIAVQDVTAIEIRAEALAQATESCRHAFNAAFLDLLVSRLEAANTRLSQLLLDRRISIF from the coding sequence ATGACCAAGATCGGCAAATACGACATCGTTCGCGAACTCGGCAAGGGCGCGACCAGCGCGGTCTATCTGGCCAGGGATCCGTTTGCCAACCGCGAGGTGGCGATCAAGCTCGTGCGCCCGGAAATCCTGCGCGACCAGCAACAGGGCCGCAAATACCAGAAGCTGTTTCTGACCGAAGCCTCCCTGGCCGGGAAGCTGTCCCATCCCCACATCGCCGCGATCTACGACGCGGTCGCCGACGAGGAAGGCAGCTATCTGGTGATGGAATATGTCGCTGGAGGAACCCTCGAGCCCTGCATCAAGCCGGAATCGTTGCTCGAGATCAAGCGGGTCATCGAGATCGCCTTCAAGTGCTGCAAGGCCCTGGACTATGCCCACCAGCACGGCATCATCCATCGGGACATCAAGCCGGCGAACATCCTGCTCACCGGCGATTCCGACATCAAGATCACCGACTTCGGCGCGGCCCTCACGATCACCGCCGACACCACGCAGATTTCGGGCATCGGCTCGCCCGCCTACATGTCTCCCGAACAGTTGAAGGAAGAGCCGCTCGATCATCGTTCCGACATGTTTTCGCTCGGTGTGGTGATGTATCAGCTGTTGACCGGGCATCTGCCTTTCAAGGGCAGCACCGGGTACAGCATCGTCAACCAGATCATCAACGTCGATCCACCGCCGCCCAGCACACACCGCGCCGGCCTGCCGGCGGCGGTCGATGCCATCGTTCGGCGTGCGCTGCAGAAGGATCGCGCACGGCGCTACGCCACATGGGACGATTTCGCTCAGGCGCTGGCCGGCGTGTTCGAGGATCTGCAGCGACCGGAAGATCCGATCCCGGAGGCGGAGAAGTTCAGCGTGCTGCGCCGCCTGTCTTTTTTTCAGGCGTTCTCGGACGTGGACCTGTGGCAGGTACTGCGCATCGCCGACTGGGTGCGCTTTGCGAACGGCAGCCTTGTCATCAGGGAAGGCGATGCGGGCTCTTCGTTCTTCGTGCTCGCGGCCGGCGAAGTGCGCGTAACCAAACAGGGCAAGCTGCTCAACATCCTGAAGGCGGGCGAGTGCTTCGGCGAAATGGCCTATCTCGGCCGACGCGAGCAGCACCGCACGGCCAGCGTGATCGCAGTGCAGGACGTCACGGCGATCGAGATTCGCGCCGAGGCACTGGCCCAGGCGACCGAAAGCTGCCGGCACGCCTTCAACGCGGCTTTTCTGGATCTGCTGGTTTCGCGCCTCGAAGCAGCCAATACCCGGCTGTCGCAACTTCTCCTCGACAGGAGGATCAGTATCTTCTGA
- a CDS encoding rhodanese-like domain-containing protein produces MIRRSVAASGTMSAVENIDISALDALRREGQIELVDVRTDQEVSRGIIAGARHIPLHVLPARYEEIPRDRPVVFYCQSGARSLQAGSFLAAKGWRRVYNLSGGLLAWLRSGLPVTQPEQS; encoded by the coding sequence ATGATCCGCCGCAGCGTGGCGGCCTCTGGAACCATGAGCGCAGTGGAAAACATCGACATCAGTGCTCTTGACGCGCTCCGGCGTGAAGGGCAGATCGAACTGGTGGACGTGCGCACCGACCAGGAGGTCTCGCGGGGAATCATCGCTGGCGCGCGTCACATCCCGTTGCACGTGCTGCCGGCGCGCTATGAGGAAATCCCCCGCGATCGCCCGGTGGTCTTCTACTGCCAGTCCGGCGCCCGGTCGCTGCAGGCCGGGTCCTTTCTGGCCGCCAAGGGGTGGCGCCGTGTCTATAACCTTTCGGGCGGGCTCCTGGCCTGGCTGCGCAGCGGACTGCCGGTCACTCAGCCGGAGCAATCCTGA
- a CDS encoding sulfurtransferase TusA family protein: MHSDQVVADRELDTRGLNCPLPILRTKKALNDMAAGQILKVLATDPGSVRDFQAFCKQTGHALLESSENNGEFLFLLRKK; encoded by the coding sequence ATGCACAGCGATCAAGTCGTCGCCGACCGGGAACTGGACACCCGGGGCTTGAACTGCCCGCTGCCGATCCTGCGCACCAAGAAGGCGCTCAACGACATGGCTGCCGGGCAAATCCTCAAGGTCCTTGCCACGGATCCCGGTTCGGTGCGTGATTTCCAGGCGTTCTGCAAGCAGACCGGTCACGCCCTGCTGGAGTCCAGCGAGAACAACGGCGAATTCCTGTTCCTGCTCAGAAAGAAGTAG
- the coq7 gene encoding 2-polyprenyl-3-methyl-6-methoxy-1,4-benzoquinone monooxygenase, protein MALLSLDADRIIMRFDRMLRTLCAPAVSARPAPGSELPEAPLAQAERRRAAALMRVNHTGEVCAQALYEGQALTARSEAVREVMNQAAREEADHLAWTAARVSELGGRLSLLNPLFYGGAFALGAAAGFLGDRWNLGFLRETERQVEGHLQGHLSSFPEADRKSRAILEQMKVDEARHAATALAYGGAELPAPVRLAMRLASRLMTGTTYWI, encoded by the coding sequence ATGGCACTGCTGTCTCTGGATGCGGACCGGATCATCATGCGCTTCGACAGAATGCTGCGAACGCTGTGTGCCCCGGCGGTCTCCGCCCGTCCGGCCCCTGGCAGCGAACTGCCGGAGGCGCCGCTGGCGCAAGCCGAGCGGCGCCGAGCCGCGGCGCTGATGCGTGTCAATCACACGGGGGAAGTCTGCGCCCAGGCCCTCTACGAGGGTCAGGCGCTCACAGCGCGCAGCGAGGCGGTGCGGGAGGTCATGAACCAGGCGGCCCGCGAGGAGGCGGATCATCTGGCCTGGACGGCAGCCCGCGTTTCCGAACTCGGCGGGCGACTGAGCCTGCTCAATCCGCTGTTTTACGGCGGGGCGTTCGCCTTGGGCGCGGCTGCTGGTTTCCTGGGCGATCGCTGGAACCTCGGCTTTTTGCGGGAAACCGAACGCCAGGTCGAGGGGCACCTGCAAGGTCATCTTTCCTCCTTTCCGGAGGCCGACCGGAAAAGCCGGGCGATCCTGGAACAGATGAAGGTGGACGAAGCCAGACACGCCGCGACTGCCCTGGCCTACGGCGGGGCGGAGCTGCCCGCGCCCGTGCGGCTGGCCATGCGCCTGGCCTCGCGTCTGATGACCGGAACGACGTACTGGATCTAG
- a CDS encoding OsmC family protein, with amino-acid sequence MKVRVKWIENVAFMGETESGHAFVMDGSAEGGGRNLGPRPMEVVLTGTGGCTAYDVVTILRKARQDVRDCHVELDAERAPTDPKVFTRIHMHFVVKGRNVSPQHVERAIRLSAEKYCSASIMLGKTARITHDFEIVEA; translated from the coding sequence GTGAAGGTCAGAGTGAAATGGATCGAAAACGTCGCTTTCATGGGCGAGACCGAGAGCGGGCATGCGTTCGTGATGGACGGCTCCGCCGAGGGAGGCGGTCGGAACCTGGGGCCGCGGCCGATGGAGGTCGTTTTGACCGGCACCGGCGGCTGCACGGCCTACGACGTGGTCACCATCCTCAGAAAAGCCCGGCAGGATGTGCGCGACTGCCACGTCGAGCTCGATGCCGAGCGCGCACCGACCGACCCGAAGGTTTTCACCAGAATACACATGCACTTCGTGGTGAAGGGGCGTAACGTCAGCCCGCAGCACGTAGAGCGGGCCATCCGGCTCTCCGCGGAGAAGTACTGCTCGGCCTCGATCATGCTGGGAAAGACGGCCCGGATCACGCACGACTTCGAGATCGTCGAGGCGTAG
- a CDS encoding YdcF family protein, giving the protein MDPILVRTLSTCLLPPLNFLLLAAAGVVLSFRHRRLGLLLLFVGLGSLYACSAFGIAGALLGRFERVFAPPPLAELRRGEVIVVLGAGTYFAAPEYGEDTVSRFTLERLRWAARLHRVTGLPVLASGGRAFDTATPEAQQMAKALREDFQVRVRWLEERSRNTLESARNTGKLLAPLRVRRVLLVTHAAHMRRARLAFERAGLEVIAAPTGFTRPGPAGLLNYLPSTEGMLAARVLFHEVIGLGWYHLRLAAGAPDEDQR; this is encoded by the coding sequence ATGGACCCGATTCTGGTAAGGACGCTTTCAACTTGCCTGCTGCCGCCGTTGAACTTCCTTCTGCTCGCTGCCGCAGGCGTGGTCCTGTCCTTCAGGCATCGCAGGCTGGGCCTGCTCCTGCTGTTCGTCGGCCTTGGCAGCCTCTATGCCTGCTCCGCCTTCGGCATCGCGGGGGCGTTGCTGGGGCGTTTTGAGCGCGTGTTCGCTCCCCCGCCATTGGCGGAGTTGCGCCGCGGCGAGGTCATCGTAGTGCTCGGGGCCGGAACTTACTTCGCGGCGCCCGAATACGGCGAGGATACGGTGAGCCGTTTCACCCTGGAGCGACTGCGCTGGGCGGCACGCCTGCATCGCGTCACGGGCCTCCCGGTACTGGCCTCGGGCGGGCGGGCGTTCGATACGGCGACGCCCGAAGCACAGCAGATGGCCAAGGCGCTGCGGGAGGACTTTCAGGTGCGTGTGCGCTGGCTCGAAGAACGGTCGCGAAACACCCTGGAGTCGGCCCGCAACACCGGCAAGCTGCTCGCGCCGCTGCGGGTGCGTCGCGTGCTGCTCGTCACACACGCGGCGCACATGCGCCGGGCGCGCCTGGCTTTCGAAAGGGCCGGGTTGGAGGTGATTGCGGCGCCCACCGGCTTTACCAGACCCGGACCGGCGGGCTTGCTGAACTACCTGCCGAGCACCGAAGGGATGCTTGCGGCGAGAGTGCTGTTTCATGAAGTGATCGGGCTCGGCTGGTACCATCTGCGGCTGGCAGCCGGCGCCCCGGACGAGGATCAGCGGTGA
- the petA gene encoding ubiquinol-cytochrome c reductase iron-sulfur subunit, whose amino-acid sequence MSEIQLRKRRTLLIATTVAGTVAGVGAAAPFALSMAPSARARAAGAPVEVDLSKIEPGMMVTVEWRGQPVWILHRTPQMLEVLPQVDAELADPRSRMPMQPDYAKNAFRSIKPEYLVLVGICTHLGCSPSQKLQPGEASGLGVDWPGGFFCPCHGSKFDLAGRVYKGVPAPTNLRVPPHTYLSDTRLLIGAEASGA is encoded by the coding sequence ATGTCGGAAATCCAACTGCGCAAGCGGCGCACGCTGCTCATCGCGACCACCGTGGCCGGCACAGTGGCCGGCGTAGGCGCGGCGGCGCCTTTCGCCCTCAGCATGGCGCCCAGTGCGCGGGCACGCGCTGCCGGCGCGCCGGTCGAGGTCGACCTCTCCAAAATCGAGCCCGGAATGATGGTGACCGTGGAGTGGCGGGGCCAGCCAGTCTGGATTCTGCACCGCACACCGCAAATGCTCGAGGTCCTCCCGCAGGTTGACGCTGAACTGGCGGATCCCCGATCCAGGATGCCCATGCAGCCCGACTACGCGAAGAACGCGTTCCGCTCGATCAAGCCGGAGTATTTGGTGCTCGTGGGAATCTGCACCCACCTCGGCTGCTCGCCGTCGCAGAAGCTGCAACCGGGGGAAGCCAGCGGGCTCGGGGTCGACTGGCCCGGCGGATTCTTCTGTCCCTGCCACGGCTCCAAGTTCGACCTCGCCGGTCGCGTCTACAAGGGCGTGCCGGCGCCCACCAACCTGAGGGTCCCGCCGCATACCTACCTCTCCGACACGCGCCTGCTGATCGGCGCGGAAGCCAGTGGAGCATGA